The nucleotide sequence TCTCCTCGCCGTCGATGCCGTCGGGGAAACGCTGCAGATGGGTGGGCCGGTCGCGCAACGCTGCCAGCATCGGGCCGCCCGCCACCGCACGGTAGTACTCGACGAGCCGGCGCTTGGTGCCATTCGCGCCGAGTTCGGGGAAATAGACCTTCTCCGGGCTGGTGACCCGCACCGCGATGCCGTCGACGTCCAGTTCTTCTGCTGCGGCCATATCCTCAGCCTATGGACTTACCCGTGATGCCACCGGTCTCCCCCATGCTGGCCAAGTCGGTCAAGGCGATCCCCGCCGACGCCTCCTATGAGCCCAAGTGGGACGGCTTCAGGTCCATCTGCTTCCGCGACGGCGCCGACGTGGAGCTGGGCAGCCGCAACGAGCGACCGATGACCCGCTACTTCCCCGAGCTGGTCGCGGCGGTCACCGCGGAGCTGCCGCGCCGCTGCGTGATCGACGGTGAGATCGTGATCGCCACGGACCACGGGTTGGACTTCGAGGCGCTGCAACAGCGCATCCATCCGGCCGACTCGCGAGTGCGGATGCTCGCCGAAAAGACCCCGGCTTCCTTCATCGCGTTCGACCTGCTCGCCCTCGGCGACGACGACTGCACCCGCCGGCCCTTCAGCGAGAGGCGCGCCGCGCTGGTCGACGCGTTAAGCGGATCCGGACCGTCCATCCACATCACCCCGGCGACCACCGACCTGGCGACCGCGCAGCGCTGGTTCGAAGAATTCGAGGGAGCCGGCCTCGACGGCGTCATCGCCAAGCCGTTGACGGTGACCTATCAGCCGGACAAACGCGTCATGTTCAAGATCAAGCACGAACGGACCGCCGACTGCGTGGTGGCCGGCTACCGAGTGCACAAGACCGGCAACGATGCGATCGGTTCGCTGCTGCTCGGGCTCTACCAGGACGACGGACAGCTCGCCTCCGTCGGCGTCATCGGCGCCTTTCCCATGGCCGAACGACGACGGTTGTTCACCGAGTTGCAGCCGCTGGTCACGGATTTCGATGATCACCCA is from Mycobacterium conspicuum and encodes:
- a CDS encoding ATP-dependent DNA ligase, which gives rise to MDLPVMPPVSPMLAKSVKAIPADASYEPKWDGFRSICFRDGADVELGSRNERPMTRYFPELVAAVTAELPRRCVIDGEIVIATDHGLDFEALQQRIHPADSRVRMLAEKTPASFIAFDLLALGDDDCTRRPFSERRAALVDALSGSGPSIHITPATTDLATAQRWFEEFEGAGLDGVIAKPLTVTYQPDKRVMFKIKHERTADCVVAGYRVHKTGNDAIGSLLLGLYQDDGQLASVGVIGAFPMAERRRLFTELQPLVTDFDDHPWNWAAHEAGERTPRKNEFSRWNAGKDLSFVPLRPERVVEVRYDHMEGRRFRHTAQFSRWRPDRDPLSCTYDQLEQPVNFSLGDIVPGLA